The Pan paniscus chromosome 1, NHGRI_mPanPan1-v2.0_pri, whole genome shotgun sequence genome has a segment encoding these proteins:
- the YOD1 gene encoding ubiquitin thioesterase OTU1 isoform X3, producing MPERELWPAGPGSEPVTRVGSCDSMMSSTSTRSGSSDSSYDFLSAEEKECLLFLEETIGSLDTEADSGLSTDESEPATTPRGFRALPITQPTPRGGPEETITQQGRAPRTVTESSSSHPPEPQGLGLRSGSYSLPRNIHIARSQNFRKSTTQASSHTPGEPGRLAPEPEKEQVSQSSQPRQAPASPQEAALDLDVVLIPPPEAFRDIQPEQCREASLPEGPGQQGHTPQLHTPSSSQEREQTPSEAMSQKAKETGSTGYTQQPQPPPAGLPQNARAEDAPLPSGEDPNSQLAPLTTPKPRKLPPNIVLKSSRSSFHSDPQHWLSRHTEAAPGDSGLISCSLQEQRKARKEALEKLGLPQDQDEPGLHLSKPTSSIRPKETRAQHLSPAPGLAQPAAPAQASAAIPAAGKALAQAPAPAPGPAQGPLPMKSPAPGNVAASKSMPIPIPKAPRANSALTPPKPESGLTLQESNTPGLRQMNFKSNTLERSGVGLSSYLSSEKDASPKTSTSLGKGSFLDKISPSVLRNSRPRPASLGTGKDFAGIQVGKLADLEQEQSSKHLSYQGQSRDKLPRPPCVSVKISPKGVPNEHRREALKKLGLLKE from the exons AGTGATAGCAGCTACGACTTCCTGTCCGCTGAAGAGAAGGAGTGTCTGCTCTTCCTGGAGGAGACCATTGGCTCACTGGACACGGAGGCTGACAGCGGACTGTCCACTGACGAGTCTGAGCCAGCCACAACTCCCAGAGGTTTCCGAGCACTGCCCATAACCCAACCCACTCCCCGGG GAGGTCCAGAGGAGACCATCACTCAGCAAGGACGAGCGCCAAGGACAGTAACTGAGTCCAGCTCATCCCATCCTCCTGAGCCCCAGGGCCTAGGCCTCAGGTCAGGCTCCTACAGCCTCCCTAGGAATATCCACATTGCCAGAAGCCAGAACTTCAGGAAAAGCACCACCCAGGCTAGCAGTCACACCCCTGGAGAACCGGGGAGGCTTGCGCCAGAGCCTGAGAAAGAACAGGTCAGCCAGAGCAGCCAACCCAGGCAGGCACCTGCCAGCCCCCAGGAGGCTGCCCTTGACTTGGACGTGGTGCTCATCCCTCCGCCAGAAGCTTTCCGGGACATCCAGCCAGAGCAGTGTAGGGAAGCCAGCCTGCCTGAGGGGCCAGGACAGCAGGGCCACACACCCCAGCTCCACACACCATCCAGCTCCCAGGAAAGAGAGCAGACTCCTTCAGAAGCCATGTCCCAAAAAGCCAAGGAAACAGGCTCAACCGGGTACACACAAcaaccccagcctcctcctgcaGGGTTGCCTCAGAATGCAAGAGCTGAAGATGCTCCCCTCCCATCAGGGGAGGACCCAAACAGCCAACTAGCTCCCCTCACAACCCCTAAGCCCCGGAAGCTGCCACCTAATATTGTTCTGAAGAGCAGCCGAAGCAGTTTCCACAGTGACCCCCAGCACTGGCTGTCCCGCCACACTGAGGCTGCCCCTGGAGATTCTGGCCTGATCTCCTGTTCACTGCAAGAGCAGAGAAAAGCACGTAAAGAAGCTCTAGAGAAGCTGGGGCTACCCCAGGATCAAGATGAGCCTGGACTCCACTTAAGTAAGCCCACCAGCTCCATCAGACCCAAGGAGACACGGGCCCAGCATCTGTCCCCAGCTCCAGGTCTGGCTCAGCCTGCAGCTCCAGCCCAGGCCTCAGCAGCTATTCCTGCTGCTGGGAAGGCTCTGGCTCAAGCTCCGGCTCCAGCTCCAGGTCCAGCTCAGGGACCTTTGCCAATGAAGTCTCCAGCTCCAGGCAATGTTGCAGCTAGCAAATCTATGCCAATTCCTATCCCTAAGGCCCCGAGGGCAAACAGTGCCCTGACTCCACCAAAGCCAGAGTCAGGGCTGACTCTCCAGGAGAGCAACACCCCTGGCCTGAGACAGATGAACTTCAAGTCCAACACTCTGGAGCGCTCAGGGGTGGGACTGAGCAGCTACCTTTCATCTGAGAAAGATGCCAGCCCCAAAACCAGCACTTCTCTGGGAAAGGGCTCCTTCTTGGACAAGATCTCGCCCAGTGTCTTACGTAATTCTCGGCCCCGCCCGGCCTCCCTGGGCACGGGGAAAGATTTTGCAGGTATCCAGGTAGGCAAGCTGGCTGACCTGGAGCAGGAGCAGAGCTCCAAGCACCTGTCCTACCAAGGACAGAGCCGTGACAAGCTTCCTCGGCCCCCCTGTGTCAGTGTCAAGATCTCCCCAAAGGGTGTCCCCAATGAACACAGAAGGGAGGCCCTGAAGAAGCTGGGACTGTTGAAGGAGTAG